The Clostridia bacterium genomic interval CTTCGATCGCATCGGTCCCCCAACCTTCTGTTTTCCAGTCTTTTTCTTCTGACGGCATTTTCTCCCTGATCATGGAAACGGCCTCGTTAAGGGGCAGCTCGGCTATCCCCGAATACCCGCCCGCGTCCTCGGCGGCTTCGGCCGAAAGACTAAGCGTCATGCTTGAATATCCCCACTCCACCTCAGGCGACCACACGTCGTCGGATAGGATAAAGCCCTCCGTTTCCGCCCGGCGCAATTCGGCGGCAACGTCGCCGTCCGTTATGGGATACCGTTTTTTATACGTCACCTTGAAGCCGTTTTCCGGTTTGTCCTCCCTGAACCTGATCCGGTTGATCCACCGCTCCTGTGTGAATTGTCGGTCGGCTGTGTCGAGATATACCACGCCGAACGATTTATATTTTTTCCCCGTGGCAAATTCATCGCGCACTTCTTTCTTAAGAAAATGGTCTTCATCCAAAACCTGATCGGGATCCAATAACAAATGGATCTCATATGAAAGCGGCGTCGTTTCGCCTATGTATCCCAATCGTTTCGCGGCGCACAAGGGTATCATCGAATCATCCAGCACCAAAAAAAGGGACGACGCGTTTGACACGTCAAAACTCAGGGGCTGTATTCCCGGCGAAAGGTGTTTTTTCTGTGCTCCGAGAAAACGGCCTTCGCCGTCGAAGCGAACGCACCATGCGTCTGCGCTCTGTTCGCTGTCGGAGAGATAAAAGGACGCCGACCATCCGTGTTCTTCCCTGTGAACGGAGTCGATGCCTGCTTTCACCTGTTCTTCCCCGGCGCTTTCTTCTGCGGCAAAGCCCGATGTATGATAAGCGCACGCATATGCGGATACCGAAAAAACGATCAATAATAAAATGCAGGGCAAAAGGCGCCTCAGCCGTTTACTGTCGCTCATATATTTTCCTCCTTTGCATGGCGGACTTTTTATTGTCTTCACGATCCTTTTACTGATTTGAGCATAAATGATTATCGGCGGACGGTCAACCCCTTATAATAAATATAAACCTGCGATACGAAGTTTTTTGTATTTGTTCGACGCGCCGATAAGCCTTTCTGTCGATATCGCGGCGCGGCATACGCTTGACAGAGTTTGAATTCTTTTATAGAATTTGTTTGAAATACTTATGTATCACATCCGCCGCAAAACGCCGTTTACGCCAAAATGCGGCCCCAAAAAAGCCTTGCATTTACCTAAGTTATCATATACGAAAAAACATTTACCGCTTCAACGCTAAAAAGGTGACTTTTCATGAAAATTGCCGCAATTATCGCCGAATATAACCCGTTTCACAACGGTCATGCATATCATATCGCCGAAACAAAGAAGCTTACTGGCGCAGAGGCCGTTGTCGCTGTGATGAGCGGCAGCTTCGTTCAGCGCGGCGAGCCCGCCGTCGCGGACAAGTATCTTCGCGCTCACGCCGCCGTTTTGGGCGGCTGCGACCTAGTAATTGAGCTTCCCGCCGTTTTCGCGCTCGGCAGCGCGCAGCGCTTTGCCTGCGGCGCCGTAAGCCTTATCGGCGGTATGGGCTGCGTTTCGGCTCTCAGCTTCGGAAGCGAGTGCGGCGATATCGAAAAGCTAAGAGAGCTAAACCGTGCGATAAGGAGCGAGGAGTTCGCGGCGCGCCAACAGGAAATATTCTCGGAAGGAACGTCGTATCCCGCGGCGCGCGCGGCGGCGGCGCGCGAATTTGTGAGCGTAGAGCTTGCCGACATGCTCTCGCAGCCCAATAACATCCTCGCGCTCGAATATATAAACGAGGCCGAACGTCTCTTCCCTTCTTTGTCTTTGATAACCGTGCCCCGCACGGGGGCGTCGCACGACAGCATGGAGACATTCGGCGCGTTCTCCTCGGCGTCGGCTCTGCGCGAAAGTAAGGGCGCCGATATGACGCGCTTTGTGCCCGAGCGCTGTCTTGCGCTTTACCGAGACGCGATAGACCGCGGCGTTTTCTATGTAAGTACGTCCGATTTCGACGAGCTTGTACTTTCGCATCTTATACGGCTTTCGCCGTATGAGTTGAGCCGGCTTCCCGATGTGAGCGAGGGGCTAGAAAACAGGATATACGATGCGGCGCGTCAGTCGCAGTCGCTTTCTGAGCTTTACGAAAGAGTCAAATCGAAGCGCTTCACCCACTCGCGCCTGCGGCGCGTTATAATGTGCGCATATCTCGGGATAAAAAAGAGCGATACGGATGCTCCGCCCGCATATATCCGCGTGCTTGCCCAAAACAAAACGGGGAGCCGCGTTTTGCGCGAGATGAAGCAGACGGCGGCGCTTCCGATAATAACAAAGGCGGCTCATATAAGCCGATACGGCGAAGCGGCGCAGGCGCAGTTCGACATTGAAGAGCGCGCTACACGCCTTTACGCATATGCGATAAAGGACCGAGAATACAGGCGCGCCCTAAACGACTACAAAAGAAGCGCGCAGGTGATCGGCGCGATGGAATAAAATACGGCGGGCGCCCCATGCGCCCGCTTTTTTAAAT includes:
- a CDS encoding nucleotidyltransferase family protein; the protein is MKIAAIIAEYNPFHNGHAYHIAETKKLTGAEAVVAVMSGSFVQRGEPAVADKYLRAHAAVLGGCDLVIELPAVFALGSAQRFACGAVSLIGGMGCVSALSFGSECGDIEKLRELNRAIRSEEFAARQQEIFSEGTSYPAARAAAAREFVSVELADMLSQPNNILALEYINEAERLFPSLSLITVPRTGASHDSMETFGAFSSASALRESKGADMTRFVPERCLALYRDAIDRGVFYVSTSDFDELVLSHLIRLSPYELSRLPDVSEGLENRIYDAARQSQSLSELYERVKSKRFTHSRLRRVIMCAYLGIKKSDTDAPPAYIRVLAQNKTGSRVLREMKQTAALPIITKAAHISRYGEAAQAQFDIEERATRLYAYAIKDREYRRALNDYKRSAQVIGAME